Proteins co-encoded in one Pseudoliparis swirei isolate HS2019 ecotype Mariana Trench chromosome 7, NWPU_hadal_v1, whole genome shotgun sequence genomic window:
- the tpcn1 gene encoding two pore channel protein 1 isoform X2 — protein MNYQEAAIYLQEGENNDKFCTHPRNPRALAAYLFAHNHLFYMMELLTGLLLMMLSLCEAPAVPSLRLDVYVHATLELLALVMVAFELCMKLRWLGFHTFIRHRRTMVKTCVLLLQFVEAIVVLVRQTSHLRVTRALRPIFLVDCRYCGAVRRNLRQIFQSLPPFIDILLLLLFFMVIFAILGFCLFSPNTADPYFSTLENSLVSLFVLVTTANFPDVMMPAYSKNRWSCVFFIVYLSIELYFIMNLLLAVVFDTFNGVEKMKFKSLLLHKRSAIDHAFQLLVSRQRPMGVSLKQFDGLMRFYRPRMSARDRFLTYKALNPSGAPMLSLQDFYKFFEVTGLKWKARRSGEHWFDDLPHTTFLIFKGINLLVKSKAFQYGMCVVVAVNGVWILVETYTLSSGFSWSRFVPWSYIVFLTIYGVEVLLKISGLGPMAYFSSGWNLFDFSVTVSAFLGLLALAFDMEPFYFIVVLRPLQLLRLFKIKQRYRDVLDTMFELFPRMASLGLTLIIFYYSFSIVGMEFFADVVFPNCCNTSTVADSYRQINVTIGNKTVLEEGYYYLNNFNNILSSFVTLFELTVVNNWYITMEGVTSMTTHWSRLYFMTFYIVTMVVMTIIVAFILDAFVFRMNYSRKNREPVENPEDENGVVFEVEVSRDEALVTLELYKQTCPGLSSLSSLQGVLHTMERGGGHTSLVYFGRRSRTKSDLSMKMYEEEIQLEWYTQYSRENLPEQDHALELDLDGPVSDPSSFPEPRLDSQTGPHGVN, from the exons ATGAACTACCAGGAAGCAGCCATCTACCTGCAG GAGGGAGAGAACAATGATAAGTTCTGTACCCATCCTCGAAACCCGAGGGCGCTGGCCGCGTACCTGTTCGCCCACAACCACCTGTTCTACATGATGGAGCTGCTGACGGGGCTGCTGCTGATGATGCTGTCGCTGTGTGAAGCTCCGGCTGTGCCCTCGCTGCGCCTGGACGTCTAC GTCCACGCCACTCTGGAGCTGCTTGCTCTGGTCATGGTGGCGTTTGAGCTCTGCATGAAACTCCGCTGGTTAGGCTTCCACACCTTCATACGACACAGGAGGACCATGGTGAAG acgtgtgtgttgctgctgcagtTCGTGGAGGCCATCGTGGTTCTGGTCAGACAGACGTCGCACCTGAGAGTGACCAGAGCTCTCAGACCCATTTTCCTGGTGGACTGTAGATACTGTGGTGCTGTGCGCAG AAACTTGCGTCAGATCTTCCAATCCCTTCCACCTTTTATTGACATCCTCCTACTGCTACTGTTCTTCATGGTTATATTTGCCATCTTGG GTTTCTGCCTCTTCTCTCCAAACACTGCTGACCCG TACTTCAGCACCCTGGAGAACAGCCTGGTCAGCCTGTTTGTCCTGGTCACCACGGCTAA TTTCCCTGATGTGATGATGCCGGCGTACTCAAAGAACCGCTGGTCCTGTGTGTTCTTCATCGTTTACCTCTCCATAGAGCTCTACTTCATCATGAACCTG CTCCTGGCGGTGGTGTTCGACACGTTTAATGGTGTTGAGAAGATGAAGTTTAAATCTCTTTTACTTCACAAACGCTCCGCCATTGACCACGCCTTCCAGCTGCTCGTGAGCCGGCAG AGGCCGATGGGCGTGTCGCTGAAACAGTTTGATGGTCTGATGCGATTTTACAGACCCCGAATGTCTGCAAGAGACCGCTTCCTCACGTACAAAGCTCTCAACCCCTCAGGGGCCCCGATGCTCAG TCTGCAGGACTTTTACAAGTTCTTTGAGGTCACTGGCCTTAAATGGAAG gCACGACGCAGTGGAGAACATTGGTTCGATGACCTTCCTCACACGaccttcctcattttcaaag GCATCAACCTGCTGGTGAAGTCGAAGGCCTTCCAGTATgggatgt GTGTGGTGGTGGCCGTGAACGGCGTGTGGATTCTGGTGGAGACGTACACACTCAGCA gtgggttctcctggtccagaTTCGTACCCTGGAGTTACATTGTGTTCCTGACCA TTTACGGAGTAGAGGTGTTATTGAAAATAAGTGGTTTGGGTCCGATGGCTTATTTCAGCTCCGGGTGGAATCT CTTTGATTTCTCGGTGACGGTGTCCGCCTTCCTCGGCCTGCTCGCGCTCGCCTTCGACATGGAGCCGTTTTACTTCATCGTAGTTCTCCGACCACTTCAGCTCCTCCg GTTGTTTAAGATAAAGCAGAGATATCGTGATGTGCTGGACACCATGTTTGAGCTCTTCCCCAGGATGGCAAGTCTGGGCTTGACCTTAATCATCTTCTACTACTCTTTTTCAATTGTTGGGATGGAGTTTTTTGCAGATGTGGTTTTTCCCAACTGCTGCAA CACCAGCACAGTGGCAGATTCATACAGACAGATAAACGTCACCATTGGCAACAAAACCGTGTTGGAAGAAGGCTACTATTACCTCAATAACTTCAACAACATTCTCAGCAGCTTTG TGACTCTGTTTGAACTGACGGTGGTCAATAACTGGTACATTACCATG GAAGGAGTCACGTCCATGACGACCCACTGGAGCCGGCTCTACTTCATGACCTTCTACATCGTGACCATG GTGGTCATGACCATCATCGTGGCGTTCATTCTGGATGCTTTTGTGTTCCGCATGAACTACAGCCGCAAGAACCGGGAACCAGTGGAAAACCCAGAGG ATGAGAACGGGGTCGTGtttgaggtggaggtgagtcgGGACGAGGCCCTGGTCACTCTGGAGCTGTACAAGCAGACCTGCCCAGGCCTGTCTTCCCTCAGCTCTTTGCAGGGAGTCCTCCACACGATGGAGCGGGGGGGCGGG CACACGTCTCTGGTGTACTTCGGTCGGCGGTCTCGGACGAAGAGTGACCTCAGCATGAAAATGTACGAGGAGGAGATTCAG CTCGAGTGGTACACGCAGTATTCAAGGGAAAACCTGCCTGAGCAAGACCACGCCCTGGAGCTGGATCTGGACGGTCCGGTCTCCGACCCGTCTTCCTTCCCAGAGCCTCGGCTCGACTCGCAGACCGGACCTCACGGCGTCAACTAA
- the tpcn1 gene encoding two pore channel protein 1 isoform X1 has protein sequence MESDDDVPLILTWDEASSGLLSEEAERGGNGGAGNYDIVSDAVVAPPGPQNHRAQHVSLHQSWEMNYQEAAIYLQEGENNDKFCTHPRNPRALAAYLFAHNHLFYMMELLTGLLLMMLSLCEAPAVPSLRLDVYVHATLELLALVMVAFELCMKLRWLGFHTFIRHRRTMVKTCVLLLQFVEAIVVLVRQTSHLRVTRALRPIFLVDCRYCGAVRRNLRQIFQSLPPFIDILLLLLFFMVIFAILGFCLFSPNTADPYFSTLENSLVSLFVLVTTANFPDVMMPAYSKNRWSCVFFIVYLSIELYFIMNLLLAVVFDTFNGVEKMKFKSLLLHKRSAIDHAFQLLVSRQRPMGVSLKQFDGLMRFYRPRMSARDRFLTYKALNPSGAPMLSLQDFYKFFEVTGLKWKARRSGEHWFDDLPHTTFLIFKGINLLVKSKAFQYGMCVVVAVNGVWILVETYTLSSGFSWSRFVPWSYIVFLTIYGVEVLLKISGLGPMAYFSSGWNLFDFSVTVSAFLGLLALAFDMEPFYFIVVLRPLQLLRLFKIKQRYRDVLDTMFELFPRMASLGLTLIIFYYSFSIVGMEFFADVVFPNCCNTSTVADSYRQINVTIGNKTVLEEGYYYLNNFNNILSSFVTLFELTVVNNWYITMEGVTSMTTHWSRLYFMTFYIVTMVVMTIIVAFILDAFVFRMNYSRKNREPVENPEDENGVVFEVEVSRDEALVTLELYKQTCPGLSSLSSLQGVLHTMERGGGHTSLVYFGRRSRTKSDLSMKMYEEEIQLEWYTQYSRENLPEQDHALELDLDGPVSDPSSFPEPRLDSQTGPHGVN, from the exons ATGGAGTCTGACGACGACGTGCCTCTCATCCTCACCTGGGACGAGGCCAGCAGCGGGCTGCTCAGCGAGGAGGCCGAGCGGGGGGGAA ATGGCGGAGCAGGGAACTATGACATCGTGAGCGACGCTGTGGTCGCCCCGCCCgggccacagaaccacagagcccaACATGTGTCCTTACACCAGAGCTGGGAGATGAACTACCAGGAAGCAGCCATCTACCTGCAG GAGGGAGAGAACAATGATAAGTTCTGTACCCATCCTCGAAACCCGAGGGCGCTGGCCGCGTACCTGTTCGCCCACAACCACCTGTTCTACATGATGGAGCTGCTGACGGGGCTGCTGCTGATGATGCTGTCGCTGTGTGAAGCTCCGGCTGTGCCCTCGCTGCGCCTGGACGTCTAC GTCCACGCCACTCTGGAGCTGCTTGCTCTGGTCATGGTGGCGTTTGAGCTCTGCATGAAACTCCGCTGGTTAGGCTTCCACACCTTCATACGACACAGGAGGACCATGGTGAAG acgtgtgtgttgctgctgcagtTCGTGGAGGCCATCGTGGTTCTGGTCAGACAGACGTCGCACCTGAGAGTGACCAGAGCTCTCAGACCCATTTTCCTGGTGGACTGTAGATACTGTGGTGCTGTGCGCAG AAACTTGCGTCAGATCTTCCAATCCCTTCCACCTTTTATTGACATCCTCCTACTGCTACTGTTCTTCATGGTTATATTTGCCATCTTGG GTTTCTGCCTCTTCTCTCCAAACACTGCTGACCCG TACTTCAGCACCCTGGAGAACAGCCTGGTCAGCCTGTTTGTCCTGGTCACCACGGCTAA TTTCCCTGATGTGATGATGCCGGCGTACTCAAAGAACCGCTGGTCCTGTGTGTTCTTCATCGTTTACCTCTCCATAGAGCTCTACTTCATCATGAACCTG CTCCTGGCGGTGGTGTTCGACACGTTTAATGGTGTTGAGAAGATGAAGTTTAAATCTCTTTTACTTCACAAACGCTCCGCCATTGACCACGCCTTCCAGCTGCTCGTGAGCCGGCAG AGGCCGATGGGCGTGTCGCTGAAACAGTTTGATGGTCTGATGCGATTTTACAGACCCCGAATGTCTGCAAGAGACCGCTTCCTCACGTACAAAGCTCTCAACCCCTCAGGGGCCCCGATGCTCAG TCTGCAGGACTTTTACAAGTTCTTTGAGGTCACTGGCCTTAAATGGAAG gCACGACGCAGTGGAGAACATTGGTTCGATGACCTTCCTCACACGaccttcctcattttcaaag GCATCAACCTGCTGGTGAAGTCGAAGGCCTTCCAGTATgggatgt GTGTGGTGGTGGCCGTGAACGGCGTGTGGATTCTGGTGGAGACGTACACACTCAGCA gtgggttctcctggtccagaTTCGTACCCTGGAGTTACATTGTGTTCCTGACCA TTTACGGAGTAGAGGTGTTATTGAAAATAAGTGGTTTGGGTCCGATGGCTTATTTCAGCTCCGGGTGGAATCT CTTTGATTTCTCGGTGACGGTGTCCGCCTTCCTCGGCCTGCTCGCGCTCGCCTTCGACATGGAGCCGTTTTACTTCATCGTAGTTCTCCGACCACTTCAGCTCCTCCg GTTGTTTAAGATAAAGCAGAGATATCGTGATGTGCTGGACACCATGTTTGAGCTCTTCCCCAGGATGGCAAGTCTGGGCTTGACCTTAATCATCTTCTACTACTCTTTTTCAATTGTTGGGATGGAGTTTTTTGCAGATGTGGTTTTTCCCAACTGCTGCAA CACCAGCACAGTGGCAGATTCATACAGACAGATAAACGTCACCATTGGCAACAAAACCGTGTTGGAAGAAGGCTACTATTACCTCAATAACTTCAACAACATTCTCAGCAGCTTTG TGACTCTGTTTGAACTGACGGTGGTCAATAACTGGTACATTACCATG GAAGGAGTCACGTCCATGACGACCCACTGGAGCCGGCTCTACTTCATGACCTTCTACATCGTGACCATG GTGGTCATGACCATCATCGTGGCGTTCATTCTGGATGCTTTTGTGTTCCGCATGAACTACAGCCGCAAGAACCGGGAACCAGTGGAAAACCCAGAGG ATGAGAACGGGGTCGTGtttgaggtggaggtgagtcgGGACGAGGCCCTGGTCACTCTGGAGCTGTACAAGCAGACCTGCCCAGGCCTGTCTTCCCTCAGCTCTTTGCAGGGAGTCCTCCACACGATGGAGCGGGGGGGCGGG CACACGTCTCTGGTGTACTTCGGTCGGCGGTCTCGGACGAAGAGTGACCTCAGCATGAAAATGTACGAGGAGGAGATTCAG CTCGAGTGGTACACGCAGTATTCAAGGGAAAACCTGCCTGAGCAAGACCACGCCCTGGAGCTGGATCTGGACGGTCCGGTCTCCGACCCGTCTTCCTTCCCAGAGCCTCGGCTCGACTCGCAGACCGGACCTCACGGCGTCAACTAA
- the iqcd gene encoding dynein regulatory complex protein 10 — translation MMSAKEATVLTKTTPASESSQKRHEVSEETPLSHEARRTSRVLENCIRHVETAAALPAVLRLNSVPSVVNEELSQAIKEHQILDGRMKTLEGLEQMSDGEREADVGKARARLEKDIKTSVRDLLRVARAHADVWCALRAELGMQVGESESMLIKGLQKFHSQVAERLLTSRDEELHVPHKQVHPSFSTDHLEKLAAEEAVATAMIEIDAKISQVNDQIKQSQRSLTGNSQEAEVSLSQSHIKSSKMRRSGVQQGVHQLNTQLHNLMLKNRQAEREIQEKNEKVETEIEYLLQTFDDKMEQTQSNLELKREDYKREEEELRKLEKPFSSLEVECKQIHEKRRLAEEKRREEMKETELKTKAAILAQAWWRGFSTRKALRNKAKSKKAKKGEKAKKGRKTRNI, via the exons ATGATGTCTGCAAAGGAGGCCACAGTGCTGACGAAGACGACGCCTGCGTCAGAATCCTCTCAAAAGAGACACGAGGTGTCCGAGGAGACGCCGCTCTCTCACGAGGCTCGACGCACCTCGAGAGTTTTGGAAAACTGCATCCGTCACGTTGAGACTGCAGCGGCTCTGCCTGCTGTCCTCCGGTTGAACAGTGTGCCCAGTGTTGTGAATGAGGAATTGAGTCAGGCAATTAAAGAGCATCAAATACTGGATGGAAGAATGAAGACACTCGAAGGTCTCGAGCAGATGTCCGATGGGGAACGAGAGGCAGACGTTGGGAAAGCGAGGGCTCGGCTTGAGAAGGACATCAAGACCTCCGTCAGGGATCTGCTCCGAGTGGCCCGAGCCCACGCAGACGTCTGGTGTGCTTTGAGGGCTGAGCTCGGTATGCAAGTCGGGGAAAGTGAGTCCATGCTAATTAAAGGACTTCAGAAGTTTCACAGCCAGGTAGCAGAAAGGTTGCTGACCAGTCGGGATGAGGAGCTCCATGTTCCCCACAAGCAGGTGCACCCCTCGTTCTCCACCGACCACCTGGAGAAACTAGCAGCAGAGGAAGCAGTCGCCACAGCCATGATCGAAATAGATGCAAAG ATTTCTCAGGTTAATGATCAAATAAAACAGTCGCAGCGTTCTCTGACAGGGAACAGTCAAGAGGCGGAGGTGTCACTGAGCCAGTCACACATCAAGTCGTCCAAgatgaggcgttcaggtgtACAACAAGGGGTCCATCAGCTGAACACTCAGCTTCACAATCTGATGCTGAAGAACAGGCAGGCGGAGAGAGAAATCCAAGAG AAAAATGAAAAGGTGGAAACAGAAATTGAATACTTGCTTCAAACCTTTGACGATAAAATGGAACAAACTCAG TCGAACCTGGAGCTGAAAAGAGAGGATTataaaagggaggaggaggagctgaggaagcTGGAGAAACCCTTTTCTTCCCTGGAGGTGGAGTGCAAGCAGATCCACGAGAAGCGTCGGCTagcagaggagaagagaagggaggagatgaaggagacggAGTTAAAGACCAAAGCTGCTATTTTAGCCCAGGCCTGGTGGAGAGGCTTCAGCACTCGCAAGGCCTTAAGGAACAAGGCCAAAAGCAAGAAGGCCAAAAAAGGCGAGAAGgccaaaaaaggaagaaagaccaGGAACATTTGA
- the LOC130196947 gene encoding coiled-coil domain-containing protein 42 homolog has product MCVLLLDFSVMAVPAQKRPTESLQEGNPDQAAQKAEKERSEELRLEAALQRLKLLHAGLMEREQQQRRWITRNGVYRELLVRTVRMTKFEDVQRLTGHIESLLHFQDDFYKRETQAHGQVEQLKESLLTLEDNHSLLQLQSNHQLSQLQSGIEKTRSEALSWVSDITVITSLASEPNQMFPEHTATILCEMQLFMCSQERQWNHIQETAAKKTLLLGRIKMATYNLYETTDAMVEGEHTLNMNDTEKQLEKVQMFIQDYEGLVKYQ; this is encoded by the exons ATGTGCGTATTGTTATTGGATTTCAGTGTCATGGCTGTACCTGCACAGAAACGCCCGACTGAGTCCCTGCAGGAAGGAAACCCGGATCAAGCTGCTCAGAAagcagagaaggagaggagcgaggagctcCGCCTGGAGGCGGCGCTGCAGAGGCTGAAGCTGCTGCATGCCGGGCTGATGGagagggagcagcagcagcggcgctGGATCACCAGGAACGGCGTGTATCGGGAGCTGCTGGTGCGGACGGTCAGGATGACGAAG TTTGAGGATGTGCAGAGGCTCACCGGTCATATAGAGAGTCTCCTCCACTTTCAAGACGATTTCTATAAGAGAGAAACCCAGGCGCATGGGcaggtggagcagctgaaggaaTCCCTGCTCACGCTGGAGGACAATCACAgtctgctgcagctgcagagcAACCACCAGCTGTCCCAGCTCCAGAGCGGGATAGAGAAGACGCGCTCTGAAGCTCTGTCATGGGTATCTGACATCACCGTCATCACAAGTCTGGCATCAGAGCCGAATCAAATGTTTCCTGAACACACAGCAACCATCCTGTGTGAAATGCAgctgttcatgtgttcacaggAGAGGCAATGGAACCACATTCAGGAAACGGCAGCAAAGAAAACACTCTTGCTGGGACGGATTAAGATGGCGACCTATAACCTCTATGAAACGACAGATGCCATGGTAGAAGGAGAACACACGTTGAATATGAATGACACGGAGAAACAGCTGGAGAAG GTCCAGATGTTCATCCAGGACTACGAGGGCCTCGTCAAATATCAATAA